A window of Cryptomeria japonica chromosome 3, Sugi_1.0, whole genome shotgun sequence contains these coding sequences:
- the LOC131070768 gene encoding uncharacterized protein LOC131070768 translates to MLPYQKNSALLTALVERWHGELVEYDVEEAGGTDALWEVFIDPHIAGYSVAWQDMVDSYAPLPSVLAGLGDLIPTLEEVDDDNQGGCGGIGRRGRWRRGGGIVMGGMVGHRRGGGGGGVGGFDEGGVVRGRGVVRGRGGE, encoded by the exons ATGTTGCCCTATCAGAAGAATAGTGCACTACTCACCGCATTGGTTGAGAGATGGCACg GTGAGCTTGTggagtatgatgtggaggaggccGGTGGGACTGATGCTCTATGGGAGGTATTTATTGATCCCCATATTGCAGGTTACTCAGTGGCGTGGCAGGACATGGTAGATAGTTATGCCCCACTCCCTTCAGTTTTGGCAG GGCTAGGAGATTTGATTCCTACACTAGAGGAGGTTGATGATGATAATCAAGGTGGATGTGGTGGTATTGGGAGGAGGGGTAGATGGAGGAGAGGTGGTGGGATTGTTATGGGTGGCATGGTTGGACATCGTCGGGGAGGAGGTGGTGGCGGGGTAGGAGGATTTGATGAGGGAGGAGTGGTGAGGGGTAGAGGAGTAGTGAGAGGTAGAGGAGGAGAATGA